In Chryseobacterium camelliae, one DNA window encodes the following:
- a CDS encoding CopD family protein — protein sequence MLYTIIKALHIIFMVSYFAGIFYLVRIFVYYKDTDTFPEDKKRILREQYIFMARRLWNIITVPAGIIMAVCGIIMIFLNTGLMKTPWFHLKLTFLLGLAAYHYWCWKKVLRLKELNGQTLETANIKLRQANEIATFILFLVVFTVILKSLVIEYWWQLITGFFVLVVLIMMTVKLVNKNKKK from the coding sequence ATGCTGTATACCATTATCAAAGCACTGCACATTATCTTCATGGTGAGCTATTTTGCAGGGATTTTCTATCTGGTGAGAATCTTTGTCTATTACAAGGATACCGATACCTTTCCGGAAGACAAGAAGCGTATTTTGCGGGAACAGTATATTTTCATGGCCCGAAGGCTCTGGAACATCATTACAGTGCCTGCCGGGATTATTATGGCCGTCTGCGGAATCATTATGATTTTCCTGAATACAGGCCTTATGAAAACACCCTGGTTCCATCTTAAGCTTACTTTCCTGTTAGGGTTGGCTGCTTACCACTACTGGTGCTGGAAAAAAGTGCTGAGGCTGAAGGAGCTCAACGGGCAGACGCTTGAAACCGCAAACATCAAACTGAGGCAGGCGAATGAGATTGCCACGTTTATTTTGTTTCTGGTGGTATTTACCGTAATCCTGAAATCTTTGGTGATTGAATACTGGTGGCAATTAATTACCGGATTTTTCGTTCTGGTAGTGCTGATTATGATGACGGTAAAGCTGGTGAACAAAAACAAGAAAAAATAA
- a CDS encoding helix-turn-helix domain-containing protein: MKEMFRFNSISDFHAFCDLPKPEHPLISLIDYSKVQYPVNDDEMKWIQNYYSIGLKRNVNARFNYGQQEYDFDSGVLCFVSPLQFLRIEMKPDVEVSPTGYLLLIHPDFLWGSSLIRKMKSYEFFSYRINEALFLSEKEENIIVDLFKNIEKEYRNNIDKFTQELIVAQLELFMIYSERFYERQFLTRKKSSHELLDKFEEVLSEYFESGKLLENGIPSVTAIAEQLNISPNYLGSLLRIHTQQNTQQHIQNKLIDYARERLSTTNLSVSEIAYELGFEHPQSFSKLFKQKTSQSPLEFRKLFN; encoded by the coding sequence ATGAAAGAGATGTTCCGTTTTAACTCAATTTCGGATTTCCATGCATTCTGTGATCTGCCGAAGCCCGAACACCCGCTGATCAGCCTCATTGATTACAGCAAAGTGCAGTATCCGGTCAATGATGACGAAATGAAATGGATCCAGAACTATTATTCCATCGGACTGAAAAGGAATGTGAATGCACGGTTCAATTATGGGCAGCAGGAATATGATTTTGATTCCGGCGTGCTGTGCTTTGTTTCCCCGCTCCAGTTTCTGCGGATTGAAATGAAGCCGGATGTGGAAGTGTCTCCAACCGGATACCTGCTGTTAATACACCCCGACTTTCTCTGGGGATCGTCCCTGATCAGGAAAATGAAATCCTATGAGTTTTTCAGCTACCGGATCAATGAAGCCCTGTTTCTGTCAGAAAAAGAAGAGAATATCATCGTTGACCTGTTTAAAAATATTGAAAAGGAATACCGGAACAACATCGATAAGTTTACCCAGGAACTGATAGTTGCCCAGCTGGAACTGTTCATGATCTATTCCGAACGGTTTTATGAACGACAGTTCCTTACCCGGAAAAAATCCAGCCATGAACTGCTTGACAAATTTGAAGAAGTACTTTCTGAATATTTCGAAAGCGGAAAACTCCTCGAAAACGGCATTCCCTCCGTCACTGCCATTGCCGAACAGCTGAATATTTCCCCTAATTACCTCGGCAGCCTGCTGCGCATCCATACGCAGCAGAACACGCAGCAACATATCCAGAACAAGCTGATCGATTATGCCAGGGAACGCCTGAGCACTACGAATTTATCCGTAAGTGAAATCGCCTATGAACTGGGATTTGAGCATCCGCAGTCGTTCAGCAAGCTTTTTAAGCAGAAAACCAGCCAATCGCCACTGGAATTCAGGAAATTGTTTAACTGA
- a CDS encoding phosphatidylinositol-specific phospholipase C produces MPTIRDNAFILHVMDGVNNLQISITDHSITSGQPWENTPSVTNKGNNTWEITVRAGRKGSDGVADWFKNQISGGIAIGCSTSESMPAQLNFAFTCNLSFDYNNKRCQINGVVIGQGHNWMSQNNWWIGSRQLKKTGNVYMLSTDAGSDFNYNIAVSGVNEFYFSLNMTEWMGKLSQNTSLLGLSVPGTHDSGTYKISSVIVGARCQNYDIGRQLEDGIRFQDIRLVNDSNTSDPLVLYHGFVSCDVSFGQVLNACDAFLKSHPSEVILMSVNNEKGGEDISANFITYLKKYDSLYYKGNTIPNLQQAKGKIVFFYRFDLNVGTSGIDKNAVGVRFGPWKDDQTFESVNANQQKFYIEDNYQSYDTHKKAELVQANLEKAVKTDAANQQILYVTFNSIAVGVMHHTPYQYAWGGLGVDPAMNPWLRDYTRYSGKKRLGIIPLDFYNNGGENPVENELINNIIRSNY; encoded by the coding sequence ATGCCAACAATTCGCGACAATGCCTTTATCCTTCATGTGATGGATGGGGTGAACAATCTACAGATTTCCATTACAGATCATTCCATTACTTCCGGGCAGCCCTGGGAAAATACGCCTTCGGTAACCAATAAAGGTAACAATACCTGGGAAATTACGGTGCGGGCCGGAAGAAAAGGCAGCGATGGAGTAGCCGACTGGTTCAAAAACCAGATCTCAGGCGGCATCGCTATCGGATGCAGTACTTCCGAAAGTATGCCCGCTCAGTTGAATTTTGCCTTTACCTGCAATCTTTCTTTTGATTACAATAACAAACGTTGCCAGATCAATGGCGTTGTGATCGGGCAGGGGCATAATTGGATGTCTCAGAATAACTGGTGGATCGGCAGCCGGCAGCTTAAGAAAACAGGGAATGTTTATATGCTTTCTACTGATGCAGGAAGCGATTTCAACTACAATATTGCAGTATCCGGTGTCAATGAGTTTTATTTTTCCCTCAATATGACGGAATGGATGGGCAAGCTCAGCCAGAACACTTCTTTGCTGGGCCTGAGCGTGCCGGGAACCCATGATTCCGGAACCTATAAAATATCTTCTGTAATTGTAGGAGCAAGATGTCAGAATTATGACATTGGAAGGCAGCTGGAAGACGGTATACGCTTTCAGGACATCCGGCTGGTGAATGATTCCAATACTTCAGATCCTCTCGTGCTATATCACGGATTTGTTTCCTGCGATGTAAGTTTCGGTCAGGTACTCAATGCCTGTGATGCTTTCCTGAAAAGCCATCCTTCCGAAGTGATCCTGATGTCTGTGAATAATGAAAAAGGAGGGGAGGATATTTCCGCCAATTTCATCACTTACCTCAAAAAGTATGATTCCCTGTATTACAAAGGCAATACCATCCCTAATCTTCAGCAGGCGAAGGGGAAAATCGTATTTTTCTACCGGTTTGACCTGAATGTGGGAACATCGGGAATTGATAAAAATGCAGTTGGAGTGCGTTTTGGGCCTTGGAAAGATGATCAGACATTTGAATCTGTCAATGCCAATCAGCAGAAATTTTATATTGAAGACAATTACCAAAGCTATGATACCCATAAAAAGGCTGAATTGGTACAGGCTAATTTGGAAAAGGCTGTAAAAACAGACGCCGCAAACCAGCAGATCCTATATGTAACCTTCAATAGTATTGCCGTTGGAGTAATGCATCACACGCCTTACCAGTACGCCTGGGGTGGTTTAGGAGTAGATCCTGCCATGAACCCGTGGCTGAGGGATTATACCCGGTATTCCGGAAAGAAACGATTAGGTATCATTCCGCTCGACTTTTATAATAACGGCGGCGAGAATCCTGTTGAAAACGAATTGATCAACAACATCATCCGGTCGAACTACTAA
- a CDS encoding DUF4268 domain-containing protein, protein MFSKQEAQQLKKEFWTAFGKSFPRKWILYDTKIKDMSFKFYADNKKAEVSLDIEMKDEVFRNAYYEKIWSLEDILKDFIGDFHKEEHFTLENGKTISKIWVEYYGVSIFNKNTWQQVFEFFVEKMDGFERFYYEYEDFIKDV, encoded by the coding sequence ATGTTCAGCAAACAGGAAGCACAACAGCTAAAAAAGGAGTTTTGGACGGCTTTCGGAAAGTCTTTTCCAAGGAAATGGATCTTGTATGATACTAAGATCAAGGATATGTCATTTAAATTTTATGCAGATAATAAAAAAGCCGAAGTCTCGCTGGATATCGAAATGAAAGATGAGGTATTCCGTAACGCCTACTACGAAAAAATCTGGTCACTGGAGGATATCCTGAAAGACTTTATCGGCGATTTTCACAAGGAAGAACATTTTACGCTGGAAAATGGTAAGACCATCAGTAAAATATGGGTTGAATACTATGGCGTCTCAATTTTCAATAAAAATACCTGGCAGCAGGTTTTCGAATTTTTCGTGGAAAAGATGGATGGTTTTGAACGGTTTTATTATGAGTATGAAGACTTCATCAAAGATGTTTAG
- a CDS encoding ABC transporter permease subunit: protein MFAILKKELWSYFGNWSAWVIMAAFSLVVTLFLFFFDNDSNIFEIGMASLQSYFVLVPWLLMFIIPALSMKTFAEEQQTGTLNWLFSQPLKISDLVFGKFLSVWIVGILCLIPSLIYLYTVYVLGVPAGNIDLGMTFGSYIGLIILIAAFSGVGILASSLSQNQIMAYLLGVFMCFIMYFGIEQLASYKLLGGADFILQSIGFYQHFLGFTRGLIDFKDVAYFVLMIGITLVLSNHFIQKKK from the coding sequence ATGTTTGCAATTTTAAAAAAAGAACTCTGGAGTTATTTCGGGAACTGGAGTGCCTGGGTCATTATGGCGGCATTCAGCCTGGTGGTAACGCTCTTCCTGTTTTTTTTCGATAACGATTCCAACATTTTCGAGATCGGGATGGCATCCCTGCAAAGCTATTTTGTACTGGTGCCATGGCTGCTGATGTTCATCATTCCGGCCCTTTCCATGAAGACCTTTGCAGAAGAGCAGCAAACCGGAACCCTGAACTGGCTGTTTTCGCAGCCGCTGAAAATCTCTGATCTCGTTTTCGGGAAATTCCTTTCGGTATGGATTGTTGGTATTCTATGCCTGATCCCTTCGCTGATCTACCTTTATACAGTGTATGTATTAGGCGTTCCGGCCGGGAATATAGATCTTGGGATGACCTTCGGAAGTTATATCGGTTTAATTATTTTAATTGCTGCATTTTCCGGTGTTGGTATCCTGGCTTCATCGCTTTCCCAGAACCAGATCATGGCTTACCTGTTAGGTGTTTTCATGTGTTTCATCATGTATTTCGGGATCGAGCAGCTGGCCAGCTACAAATTGCTGGGTGGTGCAGATTTCATCCTGCAAAGCATCGGTTTTTACCAGCACTTTTTAGGATTTACCAGGGGACTGATTGATTTCAAAGATGTGGCCTATTTTGTTCTGATGATCGGGATTACTTTAGTATTGTCCAACCATTTTATCCAAAAAAAGAAGTAA
- a CDS encoding SDR family NAD(P)-dependent oxidoreductase — protein MKTVLITGANRSIGLETAKQLSEKGLFVYLGSRNLTKGEETIKDLTEQGFQNIKAVEIDVTNPESVLKAKEQIEDEQGKLDILINNAGILGVIPQTAEHTAIEDIKAVFETNLFGAISVTQTFLELLKKSDQPRISNITSGLGSLTLHSDPSWKYYHVKNAAYGPSKSALNAYTIVLAYELRDLPFKVNVIDPGYTATDFNHHNGPGSIESAASFIVKHTLTDENAPTGQYFSNDIEDEDGISPW, from the coding sequence ATGAAAACCGTACTGATCACAGGAGCCAACAGAAGCATCGGGCTCGAAACCGCAAAACAGCTTTCCGAAAAAGGTTTATTCGTTTATTTGGGCAGCCGTAACCTTACCAAAGGAGAAGAGACGATAAAAGATCTTACCGAACAGGGATTTCAGAATATTAAGGCTGTTGAAATAGATGTTACGAATCCGGAGTCTGTTCTCAAAGCCAAAGAGCAAATCGAAGATGAGCAGGGAAAACTGGATATCCTGATCAATAATGCCGGCATTTTAGGGGTCATCCCACAAACTGCAGAGCATACGGCCATTGAAGATATCAAAGCCGTTTTTGAAACCAATCTCTTCGGCGCTATAAGTGTTACCCAAACATTCCTGGAACTGTTGAAGAAATCCGATCAACCCAGAATCAGCAATATTACTTCCGGGTTGGGATCCCTCACCCTGCACAGCGATCCTTCATGGAAATACTATCATGTAAAAAATGCCGCCTATGGTCCTTCCAAATCCGCGTTAAACGCCTATACCATAGTGCTTGCGTATGAACTAAGAGACCTTCCTTTCAAGGTTAACGTTATTGATCCCGGCTATACGGCAACGGATTTTAACCATCACAACGGACCGGGTTCTATAGAAAGTGCAGCATCCTTCATCGTTAAGCACACCCTGACTGATGAAAATGCTCCGACCGGACAGTATTTCAGCAATGATATCGAAGATGAAGACGGAATCAGTCCGTGGTAA
- the gldG gene encoding gliding motility-associated ABC transporter substrate-binding protein GldG yields the protein MKKIPFKSPLGILLFLILPLTVILYISGIRLDLTKEKRYTLSENTIKVLESVKKPLTVDVYLEGDFPASFKQLQSETRFMLEEFRKINPKIDFKFIDPIKSKISQDTLMAMGMQPSVLPDIKDGKVSQIYLFPYAVIKYNNRGVSIPLVVQQTGIDADEQLNKSIENLEYNLVSNIKNVSADKRKKIGVLINQDELSPDEFQGFMHLALENYDAGPIIPKNQKELTLADVPLLKQMSALVIAKPRKAFTDNEKVILDQYIMNGGRTLWMIDAVNAEMDTLTRSKKVMPFPIDINMTDFFFNYGIRINPALVKDVKKFALLRLVTGEVGGNPQYTSLPWPYFPLGIAEKDNPVTKNINPVKFEFPTSIDTLGRKNIKTNVLFESSERTLLKQVPNYVDLKEIASVDSLGQMEKPSTPKIYAVSLEGKFTSAYASRIERKSYPGFKAVSPENKMIVIADGDIGRNKVIKGQPLPLGVDMLTNEQFGNEQFLRNALDYLLDDSNLMELRNRNIEERLLDRQRITEEKTNWQWLNLLLPLAIIGLLGGLFFWLRKKKFG from the coding sequence ATGAAGAAGATTCCATTCAAATCTCCGTTGGGCATTTTACTGTTCCTGATCCTTCCGCTTACGGTGATCCTGTATATTTCCGGGATCAGGCTAGACCTTACCAAAGAAAAACGATATACACTTTCAGAGAATACAATTAAAGTACTTGAGTCCGTAAAGAAACCGTTGACGGTGGATGTTTACCTAGAAGGTGATTTTCCGGCAAGCTTCAAACAGCTTCAGAGTGAAACGCGTTTCATGCTGGAAGAATTCAGGAAGATCAATCCGAAGATCGATTTTAAGTTTATAGATCCCATCAAAAGCAAGATCTCACAGGATACGCTGATGGCGATGGGTATGCAGCCTTCCGTGCTGCCGGATATCAAAGACGGGAAAGTATCACAGATCTACCTGTTTCCGTATGCGGTGATCAAATACAACAACAGAGGGGTTTCCATCCCATTGGTGGTACAGCAGACCGGAATAGATGCGGATGAGCAACTCAATAAATCCATTGAAAACCTGGAATATAACCTTGTTTCCAATATCAAGAATGTATCTGCTGATAAAAGAAAAAAAATCGGCGTTCTGATCAACCAGGATGAACTGAGCCCGGATGAATTCCAGGGATTCATGCATCTGGCACTGGAAAATTATGATGCCGGACCCATCATCCCGAAAAACCAGAAAGAACTGACCCTTGCTGATGTACCTCTGCTGAAGCAGATGAGCGCATTGGTCATTGCCAAGCCGAGAAAAGCCTTTACTGATAATGAAAAGGTGATCCTGGACCAATACATTATGAACGGCGGAAGAACCTTATGGATGATTGATGCCGTAAATGCCGAAATGGATACCCTTACCAGGTCCAAAAAAGTGATGCCATTCCCGATAGACATCAATATGACTGATTTCTTCTTCAATTACGGGATCAGGATCAATCCTGCTCTGGTAAAGGATGTGAAGAAATTTGCCCTGCTGAGGCTGGTTACCGGCGAAGTAGGAGGGAACCCGCAATATACCAGCCTGCCGTGGCCGTATTTCCCGCTGGGGATTGCCGAGAAAGACAATCCGGTGACCAAGAATATCAACCCGGTAAAATTTGAGTTCCCGACTTCCATCGATACGCTCGGAAGGAAAAACATCAAAACCAACGTACTTTTTGAATCCAGCGAAAGAACCCTGCTGAAACAGGTTCCGAATTATGTTGACCTGAAAGAGATTGCCAGTGTAGATAGTTTAGGACAGATGGAGAAACCGAGTACGCCGAAAATATATGCCGTATCACTCGAAGGGAAATTCACCTCTGCCTACGCGTCCAGGATTGAACGAAAATCGTATCCCGGTTTCAAGGCGGTAAGTCCGGAAAATAAAATGATCGTTATTGCAGACGGTGACATCGGAAGGAATAAAGTCATCAAAGGACAGCCATTGCCGTTAGGGGTGGATATGCTGACCAACGAACAGTTCGGAAACGAACAATTCCTGAGAAATGCCCTGGATTACCTGCTGGATGACAGCAACCTGATGGAATTAAGAAACCGAAACATCGAAGAAAGGCTTCTGGACCGTCAGAGGATTACCGAAGAAAAAACCAACTGGCAATGGCTGAATTTACTGCTGCCACTTGCCATCATCGGGCTGCTGGGAGGACTGTTCTTCTGGCTGAGGAAAAAGAAGTTTGGATAA
- a CDS encoding type II toxin-antitoxin system RelE/ParE family toxin: MKIVWTDFAIENLKSIFYYYAIKANRQVAHKIRKQILDSTRQLVHNPKSGQTVLLLTIFLMQDNILLT; the protein is encoded by the coding sequence ATGAAAATTGTATGGACAGATTTTGCAATTGAAAATCTAAAAAGTATTTTTTATTACTATGCTATTAAAGCTAATAGACAGGTTGCCCATAAAATCAGAAAACAAATTCTAGACTCAACAAGACAGCTTGTTCATAATCCAAAATCCGGTCAAACTGTATTGTTATTAACGATATTTTTGATGCAAGACAATATCCTTTTAACATGA
- a CDS encoding helix-turn-helix domain-containing protein: MNTIFSIFVQSTNTVTMEKLRNLRKQRGFSQEKLANIISTDTSNYSRKERGEVRIYDDEWEKLAKALDVEVDDIKEEKPLNIVNNNPIFHDNSGNFNQYFNVPEHVLGNLNDYINLLREQNEALKQENERLKNS, encoded by the coding sequence ATGAACACAATTTTCTCTATATTTGTACAAAGCACGAATACCGTAACTATGGAAAAGCTAAGAAATCTAAGAAAACAGAGAGGCTTCTCTCAGGAAAAGCTGGCAAACATCATCTCAACAGATACATCCAACTACTCCAGAAAAGAAAGAGGCGAAGTAAGAATCTATGACGATGAATGGGAAAAACTGGCCAAAGCACTGGATGTGGAAGTGGATGACATAAAGGAAGAAAAACCTCTGAATATCGTTAATAACAATCCTATTTTTCACGATAATTCCGGAAACTTCAATCAATATTTTAATGTACCGGAACATGTACTTGGTAATCTTAATGATTATATCAACTTATTGAGGGAACAGAATGAGGCTTTAAAACAGGAAAATGAAAGGCTGAAAAATAGTTAG
- a CDS encoding Crp/Fnr family transcriptional regulator, with protein sequence MKELFDFILTFGNLNRQQMDFITEKATEIHLSKDEYFSEAGKVANRIGFIFEGILRVCYYNNTGDEITKYFIDEHNLVVDLESFDHEISSSAYVQAITDCKMIVFSKKDWTELLQTIVGFDATVHKIISRALMKKVERRSPLVSEDATTRYLKFLEIYPNAVNRIPLSYVASYLGITQSSLSRIRKGVR encoded by the coding sequence ATGAAAGAATTATTTGATTTTATCCTGACGTTCGGAAACCTCAATCGGCAGCAGATGGATTTTATTACTGAAAAAGCAACAGAAATCCATCTCTCTAAAGACGAATACTTTTCTGAAGCCGGAAAAGTGGCCAACAGGATCGGATTTATTTTTGAAGGCATCCTCCGCGTATGCTACTACAATAATACGGGTGATGAAATCACCAAATATTTTATCGACGAACACAATCTCGTGGTAGACCTGGAAAGCTTTGATCATGAAATCTCCTCCAGTGCCTATGTACAGGCCATTACCGACTGCAAAATGATTGTTTTTTCAAAAAAAGACTGGACGGAGCTCCTACAGACTATCGTGGGTTTCGATGCTACAGTACATAAAATAATTTCAAGAGCGCTGATGAAAAAAGTGGAACGGCGAAGTCCATTGGTTTCTGAAGATGCAACAACCCGGTACCTGAAATTCCTTGAAATCTATCCTAATGCAGTCAACCGAATCCCGCTTTCCTATGTTGCTTCTTATCTGGGCATTACCCAGTCTTCGCTCAGCAGGATCAGGAAAGGCGTGCGATGA
- the kbl gene encoding glycine C-acetyltransferase: MISEKYLQHLQNELQNIENDGLYKRERIITSQQSAEIEANGKKLLNFCANNYLGLSNHPDVMKASQDMIASHGYGMSSVRFICGTQDIHKQLEQKIADFLGLEDTILYAACFDANGGVFEPLFTEEDAIISDELNHASIIDGVRLCKAARYRYKNNNMEDLEAQLIAASGKNHRFKIIVTDGVFSMDGIVADLKGVCDLADKYDALVMVDDSHATGFIGKTGRGTHEANDVMGRVDIITSTLGKALGGALGGFTSGKKEIIDMLRQRSRPYLFSNSLAPGIVGAALKVLDMISEDTSLRDRVMENAAYFRTEMKAKGFDIPDGDAAIVPVMLYDAPLAQKMAEKLMDEGIYVIGFFYPVVPKGKARIRVQLSAAHTREHLDKAIAAFEKVGKALNVIS, encoded by the coding sequence ATGATCTCTGAAAAATACCTTCAGCATCTACAGAACGAACTTCAGAATATTGAGAATGACGGCCTCTATAAAAGAGAACGCATTATCACCTCCCAGCAGAGTGCTGAGATTGAAGCCAACGGAAAGAAATTACTGAATTTTTGTGCCAATAATTATCTCGGATTATCCAACCATCCTGATGTGATGAAAGCATCACAGGATATGATCGCATCCCACGGATACGGAATGTCTTCCGTTCGTTTTATCTGCGGAACCCAGGATATTCACAAACAGCTGGAACAGAAAATTGCCGATTTCCTCGGGCTGGAAGATACGATTCTGTATGCGGCCTGTTTCGATGCCAACGGAGGGGTTTTTGAACCTTTGTTTACCGAAGAAGATGCCATTATCTCAGATGAACTGAACCATGCATCCATTATTGACGGGGTACGTTTGTGTAAAGCGGCAAGGTACCGTTACAAAAATAACAATATGGAAGATCTGGAAGCGCAATTGATCGCTGCATCAGGGAAAAACCACAGGTTCAAGATCATTGTAACAGACGGAGTATTTTCTATGGATGGTATTGTGGCTGACCTGAAAGGCGTTTGCGACCTGGCGGATAAATACGATGCATTGGTGATGGTAGATGATTCCCATGCCACAGGATTCATAGGGAAGACAGGACGCGGGACCCATGAAGCTAACGATGTGATGGGCAGAGTAGACATTATTACCTCTACATTAGGTAAGGCATTAGGAGGAGCGCTTGGTGGATTTACATCCGGTAAAAAGGAAATCATCGATATGCTGAGGCAGCGTTCTAGACCTTACCTGTTCTCCAATTCACTGGCTCCGGGGATTGTAGGTGCAGCTTTAAAGGTATTGGATATGATTTCTGAAGACACTTCTCTTCGGGACCGTGTCATGGAAAATGCAGCATATTTCAGAACTGAAATGAAAGCCAAAGGATTTGATATCCCGGACGGGGACGCTGCCATTGTTCCGGTGATGTTATACGATGCGCCTCTGGCTCAGAAAATGGCTGAAAAACTGATGGATGAAGGCATTTATGTGATCGGGTTCTTCTATCCGGTGGTACCGAAAGGAAAAGCCAGGATCAGGGTTCAGCTTTCTGCAGCCCATACCAGGGAGCACCTGGATAAAGCTATTGCCGCTTTTGAAAAAGTAGGTAAAGCACTGAATGTGATTTCTTAA
- a CDS encoding RrF2 family transcriptional regulator, translating into MLSKKSQYAFKALSYLVEKRNEGPILISEIAEHKKIPLKFLENILLELKKADILDSKKGKGGGYFFRENPENVKLAKIIRLVNGPIALLPCVSLNFYEKCDDCNEDHCGLHDVLIEVRDASLNILEKKTLMDLID; encoded by the coding sequence ATGCTGTCCAAAAAATCTCAATATGCTTTTAAGGCACTTTCATACCTCGTGGAAAAGAGGAATGAAGGCCCTATTTTGATCTCAGAAATTGCAGAGCACAAGAAAATACCTCTGAAATTCCTGGAGAATATCCTGCTTGAGCTTAAAAAAGCGGATATCCTTGACAGTAAAAAAGGGAAAGGAGGAGGATATTTTTTCCGTGAAAACCCAGAAAATGTAAAGCTGGCCAAGATTATCAGGCTGGTGAACGGACCTATTGCCCTGCTTCCATGCGTGAGCCTTAATTTTTACGAGAAATGCGATGACTGCAATGAGGATCACTGCGGGCTGCATGACGTGCTGATCGAGGTTCGGGACGCTTCACTAAACATTCTGGAGAAAAAGACACTGATGGATTTAATCGACTGA
- a CDS encoding SDR family NAD(P)-dependent oxidoreductase: METNKVWFVTGASKGLGFELVKKLLSKGFRVAATSRSVDSLISSFGEASENFLPLGMDITDNSDVKSSVTKTVEHFGNVDVIVNNAGYGQLGTLEELTDEEAKANFDVNVFGSLNVIRNAMPYLREQRSGNIFNISSIGGYAGNFPGWGIYCSTKFAVAGFTEALAEEIRPFGVHATVVYPGYFRTDFLTQESAKTPAHSIEAYESARNSEQAHLNEINGNQPNDPVKAAETLIALSKEAHPPVHFLLGIETQEFLNNKIESITKDAEAWENLTVSTAI; this comes from the coding sequence ATGGAAACAAACAAAGTATGGTTCGTTACAGGAGCCTCAAAAGGATTAGGATTTGAGCTGGTTAAAAAACTATTATCGAAAGGATTCCGGGTGGCGGCTACAAGCCGCAGTGTAGATTCTTTGATTTCCTCTTTCGGGGAAGCGTCAGAAAACTTCTTGCCATTAGGCATGGATATTACGGATAATTCCGATGTGAAATCTTCTGTTACCAAAACCGTTGAACATTTCGGGAACGTGGATGTCATTGTCAATAATGCCGGTTACGGCCAGTTGGGAACGTTGGAAGAACTTACGGATGAAGAAGCCAAAGCGAATTTCGACGTTAATGTTTTCGGGAGCTTGAATGTGATCCGGAATGCGATGCCGTATCTTCGGGAACAGAGATCAGGAAATATCTTCAACATCTCCTCTATTGGCGGCTATGCAGGAAATTTTCCTGGCTGGGGAATTTATTGTTCCACTAAATTTGCTGTAGCCGGATTTACGGAAGCTCTGGCGGAAGAAATCCGACCGTTCGGGGTTCATGCAACCGTAGTGTATCCCGGATATTTCCGCACCGATTTTTTAACCCAGGAATCTGCAAAAACGCCTGCCCATTCAATCGAGGCGTATGAATCGGCAAGAAATTCCGAACAGGCACACCTGAATGAGATCAACGGAAACCAACCGAATGATCCTGTGAAAGCTGCGGAGACATTGATTGCATTAAGCAAAGAAGCTCATCCTCCGGTTCATTTCCTGCTGGGCATCGAAACCCAAGAGTTCCTGAATAACAAGATTGAATCGATTACGAAAGATGCGGAGGCCTGGGAAAACCTGACGGTATCTACGGCTATTTAA